A single region of the Candidatus Kryptobacter tengchongensis genome encodes:
- a CDS encoding DNA methylase, translating to MLEFKNKLAAKKYGLDPDKIAMKINAQKNIELLGNDLTFIGVREKERTKHVHRLHPYLGKFIPQLVEVFLKKFFKPGQTVLDPFSGSGTTLIEANVLGINSVGIELSYFNVLIQQVKTRKYNLEEVEHEIKDALKRLQRFSLELQKDDQTLFKTAFPRFETDNEYLKMWFSERALQEILFYKSIIKDYKNQDVLMIILSRSARSARLVPHYDLARPKEPVRERYWCIKHKRYCEPINEAFKFIKKYSYDTIKRLKEFDKIRTDAFIKIIQGDARYVKLPEEIKIDGVFTSPPYVGLIDYHEQHRYAYELFNFPRYDDLEIGPAFKGQSEQARKEYVESMISVFKNISQNLEKGAPIFIVANDKFQLFPEIGLKSDLELAEVFHRPVLMRTERDNGEFFESIFYFRKK from the coding sequence ATGCTTGAATTTAAAAATAAATTAGCTGCGAAGAAATACGGACTTGACCCCGACAAAATAGCGATGAAAATCAACGCTCAAAAAAACATAGAACTTCTTGGAAACGATTTGACATTTATAGGTGTAAGAGAAAAAGAAAGAACAAAACATGTTCATCGTTTACATCCTTATCTTGGCAAATTCATCCCTCAACTTGTGGAAGTTTTTCTTAAAAAATTTTTCAAACCCGGACAAACTGTCTTAGATCCGTTTTCTGGTTCGGGTACAACCCTTATTGAAGCAAATGTTCTTGGAATAAATTCAGTGGGGATAGAGCTATCTTACTTCAATGTTCTGATACAACAGGTTAAAACGAGGAAGTATAATTTAGAAGAGGTAGAACATGAGATAAAAGATGCCTTAAAAAGACTACAAAGGTTTTCGCTTGAGTTACAGAAAGACGATCAAACACTTTTTAAGACCGCTTTCCCGAGATTTGAAACGGATAACGAGTATTTAAAAATGTGGTTCTCAGAAAGGGCTCTTCAAGAAATACTATTTTACAAGTCTATTATAAAGGATTATAAGAATCAAGATGTGCTTATGATTATCCTATCAAGATCTGCAAGGTCTGCGAGATTAGTGCCTCATTATGATTTGGCTCGACCAAAAGAACCTGTTAGAGAAAGATATTGGTGCATAAAACATAAAAGATATTGCGAACCAATAAATGAAGCGTTTAAGTTTATAAAAAAGTATAGCTATGATACTATAAAAAGGCTTAAAGAATTTGATAAGATAAGAACTGATGCTTTCATTAAAATAATTCAGGGTGACGCAAGGTATGTAAAATTGCCTGAAGAAATAAAAATAGATGGGGTTTTCACTTCACCTCCATATGTCGGACTTATTGATTACCATGAGCAACATAGATATGCTTATGAGCTTTTTAACTTCCCGAGGTATGACGATCTTGAGATAGGACCTGCATTTAAAGGACAAAGCGAGCAAGCAAGAAAAGAATATGTGGAAAGCATGATCAGTGTGTTTAAAAACATATCACAAAATCTTGAAAAAGGCGCCCCCATATTTATAGTGGCTAATGATAAATTCCAACTGTTTCCCGAAATTGGGCTAAAGTCTGATCTTGAGCTTGCAGAAGTATTCCATAGACCAGTTCTTATGCGCACCGAAAGGGACAATGGTGAATTTTTTGAATCTATATTTTATTTCAGGAAAAAATGA
- a CDS encoding Type II restriction endonuclease, TdeIII: MKIGTKEEIKNLLLDVVRRKLYEYKPETEHMPFHYRLLGKDRYAMFSFIQSMNTTFGISIWEQVAVILAKGAGYHAERQYKLLGEIDRKTEKIINEIHYRLRKGEIPANKKSQTEKIRKNIKKGQPKEDPDSTVDLFVKIRDEENYFDITSAKPNIKEFVSLKLKLLRWTALRLSQDKNANVSTRLAIPYNPYHPQPYERWTLKGLYDLENGEVLVGEEFWNFIAGSNIYNDLLDVFQEAGEILRDEIDEKFKGLK; this comes from the coding sequence ATGAAAATTGGGACAAAGGAAGAAATAAAAAATCTTTTACTTGATGTGGTTAGGCGAAAACTCTATGAATACAAACCAGAAACAGAGCATATGCCTTTTCATTATAGATTACTCGGGAAAGATAGGTATGCCATGTTTTCGTTTATCCAATCAATGAACACAACTTTTGGCATCTCTATATGGGAACAAGTTGCTGTTATTTTAGCTAAAGGTGCTGGTTACCATGCAGAAAGGCAATACAAATTGCTCGGTGAGATAGATAGAAAAACCGAAAAAATCATAAATGAAATTCACTATAGATTAAGAAAAGGAGAAATACCCGCAAATAAGAAAAGTCAGACAGAAAAAATCAGAAAAAATATAAAGAAAGGGCAACCTAAAGAGGATCCAGATTCTACAGTGGATTTGTTTGTGAAAATTAGAGATGAGGAAAATTATTTTGATATTACCAGCGCCAAACCAAACATAAAAGAGTTTGTATCACTAAAACTCAAGCTTCTCAGATGGACTGCCTTAAGGTTAAGTCAGGATAAAAATGCTAATGTCTCTACAAGATTAGCAATACCTTATAACCCATATCATCCGCAACCTTATGAAAGATGGACATTAAAAGGTTTATATGATTTAGAAAATGGAGAGGTATTGGTGGGAGAAGAATTTTGGAATTTCATTGCGGGTAGCAACATATATAACGATTTGCTTGATGTATTCCAAGAAGCCGGAGAAATTCTAAGGGATGAAATTGACGAAAAGTTTAAGGGATTGAAATAG